In Alteromonas naphthalenivorans, one DNA window encodes the following:
- the ftsX gene encoding permease-like cell division protein FtsX, which produces MSILFKGRSQGASSRKIGFVQSIVMFFVSHIRQALSSLGELWRQPAASLMTIGVLGLSITLPSTLYIMVKNTEKITAGWEQASEISLFLKPDISAASSQQLVARLNTWEEIDSVVFIPADDALKEFQHLSGLGDAIAYLQSNPLPDVVLVTPIDKHATPNAAKTLLDKLKQQREVDIGKLDIEWLERLYAVIDIASDLVTFIGILLFFAVVLIIGNTIRLNILNKHDEIVVMKLVGATDAFIHRPFLYTGFWYGLLGGLMAWFAVIIILWWMDSSIQTFAAMYQKDFNITGLTGTALLTMLGLSITLGLLGSLISVQRHVRQIEPK; this is translated from the coding sequence ATGAGTATTCTATTTAAAGGTAGAAGCCAAGGCGCGTCGTCTAGGAAAATAGGGTTTGTACAATCTATTGTGATGTTCTTCGTAAGCCATATAAGGCAAGCCCTTTCAAGCTTAGGCGAATTATGGCGTCAGCCCGCGGCTTCACTGATGACTATTGGTGTGTTGGGCTTAAGTATTACCCTTCCTAGCACGCTTTACATTATGGTTAAAAATACCGAGAAAATTACCGCCGGGTGGGAACAAGCCTCAGAGATTTCTTTATTTTTGAAACCCGATATATCAGCCGCCAGTTCACAGCAATTGGTTGCTAGGTTAAATACTTGGGAAGAAATTGATTCTGTGGTGTTTATACCTGCAGATGATGCGTTAAAAGAGTTTCAGCATTTATCAGGGTTAGGAGATGCTATTGCGTATTTGCAAAGTAACCCGCTACCCGATGTTGTGTTAGTGACCCCCATTGATAAGCATGCCACACCGAATGCCGCTAAAACACTGCTCGATAAGCTAAAGCAGCAGCGTGAGGTTGATATAGGTAAGTTAGATATAGAATGGTTGGAGCGCTTGTATGCGGTTATTGATATTGCCAGCGACCTTGTCACCTTTATTGGCATTTTATTGTTCTTCGCTGTGGTGCTGATAATAGGTAACACTATTCGACTGAACATTCTTAATAAGCATGATGAAATAGTAGTGATGAAGCTAGTAGGGGCAACCGATGCCTTTATTCATCGTCCATTTCTATATACCGGTTTTTGGTACGGCTTACTAGGTGGGCTTATGGCTTGGTTTGCCGTTATAATAATTCTATGGTGGATGGATAGCAGTATTCAAACCTTTGCTGCTATGTATCAAAAAGACTTTAATATTACGGGCCTAACGGGAACGGCGTTATTAACGATGTTGGGGCTATCTATTACATTAGGGTTGCTTGGGTCGCTTATTTCAGTACAGCGTCATGTACGACAAATAGAACCCAAATAA
- the ftsY gene encoding signal recognition particle-docking protein FtsY, which yields MSKLFGWFGKNKKANKQKAQENQDQKSVDQNAVLPDESQTSDAEQPPSTAAPVVKDTAGSDLSEDANSASIDPAQSDLAESAAPVANEPVSVPVEKEDAAPVGVVPDKLDAVEIADEASSPASVNDGENAEKSLETPFQELESKQESEAPAVEFPIQTASVLEAEAEAEAEAEAEAEAEAEAEAEAEAEAEAADIANEPVVETAPVVEAAPAPKEKKSLFSRLKESLSRTKANLGSGLVSLFKGKAIDDELYEDLETQLLVADVGMDTTQKIITHLTDSASRKDLKDAEALLDILKQQMAGMLSKVNEPLSDAINAHNSDEGPFVILMVGVNGVGKTTTIGKLAKQFQQQGKKVMLAAGDTFRAAAVEQLQVWGERNSIPVIAQHTGADSASVLYDALEAAKSRKTDILIADTAGRLQNKDNLMEELKKVVRVMKKLNPNAPHEVMLTLDAGTGQNAISQAKLFNQAVGLTGITLTKLDGTAKGGVIFSIADKFGIPIRYIGVGEGIDDLRQFDGQEFIDALFSEIDSGE from the coding sequence ATGTCGAAACTTTTTGGCTGGTTCGGTAAGAACAAAAAAGCAAATAAGCAAAAAGCACAGGAAAACCAAGATCAAAAGTCAGTTGATCAAAACGCAGTTTTACCTGATGAATCACAAACTTCAGACGCCGAGCAGCCACCTAGCACTGCCGCGCCAGTGGTCAAAGACACTGCCGGTAGTGACCTATCGGAAGATGCCAATAGCGCTTCAATAGACCCTGCCCAGAGCGATTTAGCTGAAAGCGCAGCACCAGTAGCAAATGAGCCGGTGTCAGTACCTGTCGAGAAAGAAGACGCTGCGCCAGTGGGCGTGGTTCCTGACAAGTTAGATGCAGTTGAAATAGCCGATGAAGCTAGTTCGCCAGCGTCAGTAAATGATGGTGAAAATGCCGAGAAATCGCTTGAAACGCCATTTCAAGAACTTGAATCAAAGCAAGAAAGTGAAGCGCCTGCTGTTGAATTTCCAATTCAAACAGCTAGCGTTTTAGAAGCAGAAGCAGAAGCAGAAGCAGAAGCAGAAGCAGAAGCAGAAGCAGAAGCAGAAGCAGAAGCAGAAGCAGAAGCAGAAGCAGAAGCAGCCGACATTGCTAACGAGCCCGTTGTGGAAACTGCACCTGTAGTTGAGGCAGCACCAGCTCCAAAAGAGAAAAAATCACTATTCTCGCGCCTTAAAGAAAGCTTGTCTCGCACTAAAGCAAACTTAGGTAGCGGCCTAGTTAGCCTTTTCAAAGGCAAGGCAATTGATGATGAATTATACGAAGATTTAGAAACCCAATTATTGGTTGCTGATGTGGGAATGGATACCACGCAAAAAATCATTACCCACTTAACGGATAGTGCAAGCCGTAAAGATCTTAAAGACGCAGAAGCCTTGCTTGATATCCTGAAACAGCAAATGGCGGGCATGCTCTCGAAGGTTAACGAACCGCTGAGCGATGCCATTAACGCCCACAATAGCGATGAAGGCCCCTTCGTTATTCTCATGGTTGGTGTAAATGGGGTAGGTAAAACTACCACCATCGGTAAATTAGCTAAGCAGTTCCAGCAGCAGGGCAAAAAAGTAATGCTGGCAGCGGGTGATACCTTTAGGGCTGCTGCTGTAGAGCAATTGCAGGTATGGGGTGAGCGAAACAGTATTCCAGTTATTGCACAGCATACGGGCGCAGATAGTGCGTCAGTACTTTACGATGCGCTAGAAGCTGCAAAATCCCGCAAAACAGATATTCTTATCGCCGATACCGCAGGTCGCTTGCAGAACAAAGACAACTTGATGGAAGAGCTTAAGAAAGTGGTTCGCGTAATGAAAAAGCTGAACCCTAATGCCCCTCACGAAGTCATGCTTACCCTTGATGCGGGTACAGGGCAAAATGCTATTAGCCAAGCGAAGTTATTCAATCAAGCGGTTGGCTTAACTGGTATTACCCTTACCAAACTAGACGGTACCGCAAAAGGTGGTGTTATCTTCTCAATTGCGGATAAATTTGGTATACCTATCAGATATATAGGGGTTGGTGAAGGTATTGATGACTTACGCCAGTTCGACGGTCAAGAATTTATTGATGCGCTATTTAGCGAAATTGATAGCGGCGAGTAG
- the rsmD gene encoding 16S rRNA (guanine(966)-N(2))-methyltransferase RsmD, translating to MIPLSATMKRVSRPLRASSTAKKSYSTHAKAKGGHIRIISGQWRGRKLPVLDAEGLRPTTDRNKETLFNWLMPYLNEAKCLDVFAGSGGLGLEALSRYALSCDFIELDKSASAQLKKNLALLTANNAQTASVHQGDALAILPTFSGKSFDIMFVDPPFHKGLVAPTLSAIATNNLLSNDGVLYVEHEANLAPISLPDHWQIIKEKRTSALCYYLIKAV from the coding sequence ATGATACCATTGTCAGCGACTATGAAGCGAGTTTCTCGCCCACTCAGGGCATCTTCAACTGCAAAAAAATCCTATTCTACCCACGCAAAAGCGAAAGGCGGACATATTCGCATTATCAGCGGTCAATGGCGGGGAAGAAAGCTACCGGTTCTCGACGCAGAAGGTTTACGCCCCACCACCGACCGAAATAAAGAAACCTTATTCAATTGGCTTATGCCTTATTTGAATGAAGCAAAGTGCTTAGATGTATTTGCAGGCTCGGGGGGCTTGGGATTAGAAGCGCTGTCACGCTATGCCCTTTCTTGTGATTTTATTGAATTAGATAAATCGGCAAGTGCACAGTTAAAAAAGAATTTGGCGTTATTGACGGCTAATAATGCACAAACTGCTAGCGTCCATCAGGGCGATGCCTTAGCAATACTCCCTACCTTTTCAGGTAAAAGCTTCGATATAATGTTTGTCGATCCGCCTTTTCACAAAGGGTTGGTAGCACCAACGTTATCGGCTATTGCCACTAATAACTTATTGTCAAACGACGGTGTGTTATACGTAGAGCACGAAGCGAACCTCGCGCCTATTTCCCTGCCGGACCACTGGCAAATTATAAAAGAAAAGCGCACATCGGCGCTTTGCTATTATTTGATAAAGGCTGTGTGA
- the ftsE gene encoding cell division ATP-binding protein FtsE: protein MIKFEQVSKTYPGGQRALSKVDFHIAPGEMAFLTGHSGAGKSTLLKLISIMERPTVGRVLINGHDLNAISRRDIAYIRRDIGMIFQSHQLLMDKSVFDNVALPLVIEGYTHKEIGKRVDAALEMVGLRDKSRNLPIMLSGGEQQRVGIARAVVNKPPLLLADEPTGNLDPKLSMEIIRLFEDFNQAGVSVFIATHDLGLIARMKYRTLTLKDGQMITDGLTDDLNGNWQ, encoded by the coding sequence ATGATAAAGTTTGAGCAAGTAAGCAAAACCTACCCCGGTGGACAACGGGCGTTGAGTAAAGTCGATTTTCACATCGCCCCTGGAGAAATGGCTTTTCTTACCGGCCACTCTGGCGCAGGGAAAAGCACGCTGCTTAAACTTATCAGTATTATGGAACGCCCTACAGTAGGTCGTGTACTGATAAACGGTCATGACCTCAATGCTATTAGCCGAAGAGATATTGCCTACATTCGTCGCGATATAGGCATGATTTTCCAGAGCCATCAATTGTTGATGGACAAGTCGGTTTTCGACAATGTGGCGCTTCCACTTGTGATAGAAGGGTACACCCACAAAGAAATTGGCAAGCGTGTCGATGCCGCACTAGAAATGGTAGGGTTACGAGATAAAAGCCGCAACTTACCCATTATGTTATCAGGCGGCGAACAACAACGGGTTGGTATAGCACGCGCTGTTGTTAACAAGCCTCCCTTACTTCTTGCCGACGAGCCTACCGGAAACCTTGACCCGAAACTTTCTATGGAAATTATTCGCTTGTTTGAAGATTTCAACCAAGCCGGTGTATCTGTGTTCATCGCTACCCATGATTTAGGGCTAATTGCCCGAATGAAATATCGCACACTCACTTTAAAAGACGGCCAAATGATTACCGACGGGCTAACTGATGACTTAAATGGGAACTGGCAATGA
- a CDS encoding YhgN family NAAT transporter, which produces MDTWSAAVMLFLIMDPLGNLPVFMSVLKSIEPRRRQMILIRELLFALGILFLFLFSGQSVLNFLNVEQETVSIAGGIILFLIALKMIFPSAGNPSGLAVGEEPFLVPLAIPMIAGPSTLAALILLANQNPDRMSDWALALGAAWLISAVILMFSNVFHKLLGERGLIAMERLMGMILVMIAIQMLLDGATQYFMHATGAN; this is translated from the coding sequence ATGGATACTTGGTCAGCAGCCGTCATGTTATTCTTGATCATGGATCCTCTTGGCAATTTGCCTGTGTTCATGTCGGTTTTAAAGTCAATAGAGCCCCGAAGACGGCAAATGATTCTTATCAGAGAGTTACTGTTTGCTTTAGGAATTTTATTTTTATTCCTATTTAGTGGCCAGTCGGTATTAAATTTCCTCAATGTTGAACAAGAAACGGTTAGCATTGCTGGTGGTATTATCTTATTTTTGATTGCGCTTAAAATGATTTTTCCGTCAGCGGGTAACCCTAGCGGGCTCGCCGTTGGCGAAGAGCCGTTCTTGGTGCCGCTGGCTATTCCAATGATTGCAGGGCCCTCAACATTAGCGGCTCTCATTCTTCTGGCAAACCAAAACCCAGATCGTATGTCTGACTGGGCACTTGCGCTTGGCGCCGCATGGTTAATAAGTGCAGTAATTTTGATGTTTTCAAATGTGTTTCATAAGCTATTAGGCGAACGTGGTCTTATTGCTATGGAACGATTAATGGGGATGATCCTCGTCATGATAGCCATTCAAATGCTTCTTGATGGTGCTACTCAATACTTTATGCATGCCACCGGAGCTAATTAA
- the rpoH gene encoding RNA polymerase sigma factor RpoH: MSNKLQSLALSVPHSGSIEGYVQAVSRIDMLTAEEERALAVRLREDEDLEAARKLVMSHLRFVVHIAKSYSGYGLPQADLIQEGNIGLMKAVKRFDPTVGVRLVSFAVHWIKAEIHEFVLKNWRIVKVATTKAQRKLFFNLRKAKKRLGWFTHEEVQTVASELGVSTKEVLQMEARMSSQDQAFDLSADEDETGNFAPVQFLEDKSTDVEMDVINNDWDTNASKRLYSAIKTLDDRSQDIIETRWLADSKITLQDLADKYEVSAERVRQIEKNAMKKLQAAMVA, encoded by the coding sequence ATGAGCAATAAATTGCAATCCCTAGCACTATCAGTTCCTCACAGCGGTAGCATTGAAGGCTACGTACAAGCTGTAAGTCGTATTGATATGCTAACTGCAGAAGAAGAGCGCGCATTAGCGGTGCGTCTTCGTGAAGATGAAGATTTAGAAGCAGCACGCAAGCTGGTTATGTCTCATCTACGCTTTGTTGTGCATATTGCAAAATCTTATTCAGGATATGGTTTGCCACAAGCTGACCTTATCCAAGAAGGTAATATTGGTCTAATGAAGGCAGTTAAGCGTTTCGACCCAACAGTGGGCGTTCGTTTGGTTTCTTTTGCCGTACATTGGATCAAAGCTGAAATTCATGAGTTCGTACTCAAGAACTGGCGTATTGTTAAAGTTGCTACCACAAAAGCGCAACGTAAATTGTTCTTCAACTTACGCAAAGCGAAAAAACGTCTTGGTTGGTTTACCCACGAAGAAGTGCAAACGGTAGCCAGCGAGCTGGGTGTGAGTACGAAAGAAGTGCTTCAAATGGAAGCGCGAATGAGCAGCCAAGATCAAGCATTCGATCTTTCTGCTGACGAGGACGAAACGGGCAACTTTGCACCGGTTCAATTTCTTGAAGATAAATCAACTGATGTTGAGATGGACGTTATTAATAACGATTGGGATACTAATGCGAGCAAGCGTTTGTACTCAGCCATTAAGACGCTAGATGACAGAAGCCAAGATATTATCGAGACTCGTTGGTTGGCTGACAGCAAAATTACACTTCAAGATCTTGCTGATAAGTACGAAGTATCTGCTGAACGTGTTCGTCAAATTGAAAAGAACGCGATGAAAAAGCTTCAAGCTGCCATGGTTGCGTAA
- a CDS encoding EAL and HDOD domain-containing protein, translating to MFAYVARQPIFDVNRNVYAYELLFRIGEDNCFPDIPPDEATSKILTSTHLSLGIEEITGDKKAFINFHRDTLMYRFPTSLDASKVVIEIVETVEVDDALIAACKHIRGLGYPIALDDYDMEEKWDAFVPFTSIVKIDITEIAHETIPSLVKRFKSHNIELVAEKIETYEEFHKFKEMGFDYFQGYFLAKPEIVRHRKLGPSALTMMELLTLSSQTKLNFDDVNRIIERDPSLTYLLLRFINNPLINKRNKITSLRHALNFMGEVEVKKFIALLALANLNDGQPQELMQMALVRAKFCELVFISFKERENPLTGFLTGLLSMLDAMMEQHIDELVSKVPISDNVKDALCGEPGVLKDCLTLAKYFERANWSGIKKFSGKYNIQQTLLHGYYNEAMKWAHHVHVSAQVEK from the coding sequence ATGTTCGCATACGTAGCAAGACAACCCATATTCGACGTAAATAGGAACGTTTACGCTTACGAATTACTTTTCCGAATAGGGGAAGACAATTGCTTTCCAGATATTCCGCCCGATGAGGCGACCTCAAAAATTTTAACGTCTACGCATTTAAGCTTGGGTATTGAAGAAATCACAGGTGATAAAAAAGCATTCATTAATTTCCATCGCGATACCTTGATGTACCGATTCCCTACCTCGTTAGATGCAAGCAAAGTGGTTATTGAGATTGTTGAAACCGTTGAAGTAGATGATGCGCTTATTGCTGCGTGCAAGCACATTCGTGGGTTAGGTTACCCCATTGCACTTGATGATTACGATATGGAAGAGAAGTGGGACGCTTTTGTTCCGTTTACCAGTATTGTTAAAATTGATATTACTGAGATTGCCCACGAAACCATTCCTTCATTAGTTAAGCGCTTCAAATCGCATAACATTGAACTTGTTGCGGAAAAAATTGAAACCTACGAAGAGTTTCATAAGTTCAAAGAAATGGGCTTCGACTATTTTCAAGGTTACTTCTTAGCAAAACCAGAAATTGTACGTCATCGCAAATTAGGCCCAAGTGCCCTTACCATGATGGAGCTGCTCACATTAAGTAGCCAAACCAAACTAAATTTTGATGACGTAAATCGCATTATTGAGCGCGATCCTTCCCTAACCTATTTGCTATTACGCTTCATTAATAACCCGCTTATTAATAAACGAAATAAAATAACTTCCCTTAGGCATGCGCTAAACTTTATGGGCGAAGTTGAGGTTAAGAAGTTTATCGCCTTACTTGCATTAGCTAACTTAAATGACGGCCAGCCTCAAGAATTGATGCAAATGGCCCTTGTGCGGGCAAAATTTTGTGAGCTTGTGTTTATCTCTTTCAAAGAGAGAGAAAATCCACTTACCGGCTTTTTAACCGGTCTTTTGTCTATGCTTGATGCCATGATGGAACAACACATCGACGAATTGGTAAGCAAGGTACCCATTAGCGATAATGTAAAAGATGCGCTTTGTGGGGAGCCTGGTGTGTTGAAAGACTGTCTTACCTTAGCTAAGTATTTTGAAAGAGCGAACTGGTCTGGTATTAAAAAGTTTTCCGGCAAGTACAACATTCAGCAAACTTTGCTTCACGGTTATTATAATGAAGCGATGAAATGGGCACACCACGTACATGTTTCAGCGCAGGTAGAAAAATAA
- a CDS encoding YjaG family protein produces the protein MAKQKLNTFGRVRMLEGYKAVAFSAALLERMIPNYELFCDVTEFGDKEGIRNCLNLVWESVKAPKSKFNLAVQLEKVEVATPDTSDFDTYGVYPAIDAAIGLAAVLNLIAGDDPQGAVVVSKLSQGSVEAYLLESGEADDETVKEHPLMVFEVEVQEALLDCVEAGKSPASTADALKAIALEEGISNIGLDLA, from the coding sequence ATGGCAAAGCAAAAACTTAATACATTTGGGCGTGTGCGCATGCTTGAAGGATACAAAGCAGTTGCGTTTAGCGCAGCCTTGCTTGAACGAATGATCCCTAATTACGAGCTGTTCTGTGACGTTACCGAATTTGGTGATAAAGAAGGTATTCGTAATTGTCTCAATCTTGTATGGGAGTCGGTTAAAGCACCTAAAAGTAAGTTCAATCTTGCAGTACAACTTGAAAAAGTGGAAGTGGCGACGCCCGATACTAGCGATTTTGATACCTATGGCGTGTATCCCGCGATTGATGCCGCAATTGGGTTGGCCGCTGTGCTTAATCTTATTGCCGGCGACGACCCACAAGGTGCGGTAGTTGTTAGTAAGCTTTCTCAAGGTAGCGTAGAAGCTTACTTGTTAGAAAGCGGCGAAGCCGATGATGAAACCGTAAAAGAGCACCCACTTATGGTGTTTGAAGTAGAAGTGCAAGAAGCATTGCTTGACTGTGTTGAAGCAGGGAAGTCTCCTGCTAGCACGGCTGATGCGCTAAAAGCGATTGCGTTAGAAGAAGGTATTTCGAATATCGGTCTCGATTTGGCTTAA
- a CDS encoding EAL and HDOD domain-containing protein, giving the protein MFAFIARQPILDKTKDVFAYELLFRDGKAGAYPEHSPEKSQYISEHFHPLGLDDISGEKTSFINFSSETIISRFPTTLNPESVVVELADNPFAQTGLLEACQHIKRLGFRIAIDDPMMLSAKHEILPLVDIVKVDLSQIRFENIEKNIPRYLDANVELIAEQVDTQDQFATSMDLGFDFFQGYFFAQPEARILRQLPASKMNIVDLIGECSNDNFDIDKVSQIVERDAALSYLLLKFINNPLINKRHKITSLKHALNYMGEVEVKKFIALLSLTNLGDDKPLEIIHMSLVRAKFFDLLSAKRGLKANPPIGFLVGLFSLLDALLDQSIDDVLKQLPLSEEINDAILGKTAEFNSYMGLVRAFEGALWMNVIKQAKVLDIDQKQLHILYNQAIVWGNGVRSAISTHFPRAPVQS; this is encoded by the coding sequence ATGTTCGCGTTTATCGCTCGCCAACCGATTTTGGATAAAACAAAGGATGTATTTGCTTACGAACTTTTGTTTCGAGATGGCAAGGCTGGCGCGTACCCCGAGCACTCTCCTGAAAAATCCCAATATATTTCTGAGCACTTTCATCCCCTAGGGCTAGATGATATTAGCGGTGAAAAGACCTCGTTTATCAACTTTTCATCTGAAACCATCATTTCTCGCTTCCCTACCACACTGAACCCAGAGTCGGTTGTGGTTGAATTGGCAGATAACCCTTTTGCTCAAACGGGCTTGTTAGAAGCTTGCCAACACATTAAGCGCCTTGGGTTTCGTATTGCTATTGACGACCCTATGATGCTAAGCGCCAAGCATGAAATTCTGCCTCTTGTTGACATTGTAAAAGTAGATCTCTCGCAAATTCGTTTTGAAAATATAGAGAAGAATATTCCTCGATACCTTGATGCCAACGTTGAACTCATAGCTGAACAAGTAGATACGCAAGACCAATTTGCGACCAGCATGGATCTTGGGTTTGATTTCTTCCAAGGCTATTTCTTTGCCCAGCCAGAAGCACGCATACTTCGCCAATTGCCGGCTTCTAAAATGAACATCGTCGACCTTATCGGCGAGTGCTCAAACGATAATTTTGATATTGATAAAGTGAGCCAAATTGTTGAGCGTGATGCTGCACTAAGCTACCTATTGCTTAAGTTTATCAATAACCCACTGATTAATAAGCGCCATAAAATAACCTCACTTAAACACGCCCTTAATTATATGGGTGAAGTGGAGGTGAAGAAGTTTATCGCGCTACTCAGCCTCACCAACTTAGGTGATGATAAGCCGTTAGAGATTATTCATATGTCTTTGGTTAGGGCCAAGTTTTTCGATTTATTGTCGGCAAAGCGTGGCTTAAAAGCGAACCCGCCTATCGGCTTTTTAGTGGGGTTATTTTCATTGTTGGATGCGTTATTAGATCAGTCTATAGATGATGTGCTTAAACAACTCCCGCTATCAGAAGAAATAAATGACGCCATCTTAGGAAAGACAGCAGAATTCAACAGCTACATGGGCCTAGTACGCGCTTTTGAAGGAGCGCTGTGGATGAATGTGATTAAACAAGCAAAAGTACTGGATATCGATCAAAAGCAACTTCATATCCTTTACAATCAAGCCATTGTGTGGGGTAACGGTGTGAGAAGCGCTATTTCTACGCACTTCCCTCGCGCCCCTGTTCAAAGCTAA
- a CDS encoding MerR family transcriptional regulator — protein sequence MSLMTVKEVAAYLGVQEVRVERLERESLLVAKEKDTDGNALFDSADVERYKVLAERLGGI from the coding sequence ATGAGTTTGATGACTGTAAAAGAAGTAGCGGCCTATTTAGGTGTTCAGGAAGTAAGAGTAGAACGCTTAGAAAGAGAAAGCCTATTGGTGGCAAAAGAAAAAGACACTGACGGTAATGCCTTGTTTGATAGCGCAGATGTAGAGCGCTACAAAGTGCTTGCTGAGCGCTTAGGCGGTATTTAA